The sequence CATGGTCCGCTCCATCAACGAGGTTGCCCACATTCTCGGCAAACGGACGGTGGCAGAGTTCGTCGAATCCGAAGCGATCATGCAACAACTGATAGAGCTGGGAGTCGATTACGCCCAAGGGTTTTTCGTCGGTCAACCGGTACCCCTGAAAACCGTTCTGCAAACGCAGCCTCAGACCCTGTGAAACCCACCTTCCAGCCCCAACTGGTCAACGATCCTTTTGGCGATCCGGCCCTGTATGTGGAGTTTCTGTTCCAGAAACGGGCCCTGCTGTTCGATCTCGGCGACATTCACGCTCTCAGCCCGCGCAAGCTGCTGCGCCTGACCCACATCTTCGTCTCCCACGCCCACATGGATCATTTCTACGGCTTCGACTACTTGCTGCGGGTGTGCCTGGGGCGGGCGATAACCCTCCGCCTCTACGGTCCTGCAGGTTTCATCGACCGAGTCGAACACCGTCTCGGCGGCTACACCTGGAATCTGGTGGAAAATTACGCCGACGAGCTGATTTTCATCGTCCACGAATGGGAGGGCGGTGCGACGATGGCTCGGGCCCGCTTCCGCTGCCGCCGGACTTTTGCCCGGGAAGACCTAAGCGCGGTGCCGGTCGAGAACCGGACCCTGGCGGCCGAGCCGGGCCTGAAGGTTCGCGCCGCGGTCCTAGACCACAAGATCCCTTGCCTTGCCTTCTGTCTGGAGGAAACCGAACACGTCAACATCTGGAAGAACCGCCTGGAGGAACTGGGCGTTCCCACCGGCCCCTGGCTGCAGGAACTGAAACGGGCCGTTCTGGCCGGAAAGCCGGATGACCTGATCATCACCGCCTACTGGCGCGATGGGACGATCCCCCGGAAACGCCGCTTCACCCTGGGCGAACTGAAGCGGAAAATTCTCAGAATCGTCCCCGGGCTGCGCATCGGCTATGTGGTGGACTGCCGCTACGACCCGCAAAACCTCAGAAATTTGCAGGCTATACTTTCCGGTGTGGACCGGCTTTACATCGAAGCGCCCTTTTCCCATGAGGAGGCGGAGATGGCACGGGAAAAATATCATCTGACCGCCTGGCAGGCGGGCGACATCGCCCGGCGTGTCGGCGCCAAACGCCTGGTGCCGTTTCATTTCTCCGCGCGTCATCAGCAAAATCCCGAGCTTCTGTATCGTCAGGCGGCGGAAGGATTCGGCAGGCCCCTGTCATCCTGAAAGACAGCGACAATGACAAAACAGCCTGACAACCAGGAAACGACCCTGCTGAGGCTGCGCCTCGGCCGCACCCACCTGGAACAGCGCCTGGGGATGGAGGCCGACTTCGAACGCCGGGTCTTCGGCGGTCTGGCGCGCAATTTCTTTCACCTCGAGAACTGGTACTCGGTTCACGGTTTCATCCGCGGCTGCCTACGGCTGGTCGGTCTGCACGGCCGCGGCCGTCGCAACGCCCGCTGCATCCAAGTGACCCGCAACGAAGTGACGATTCCGCATCTTCCGTCCATCTTCGACGGCTTCACCCTGCTGCACCTGAGCGACCTGCATCTGGACATGAGCCCCGATCTGCCGGCAGCCCTGAATGCCGCCGTGGCCG comes from Methylomarinovum tepidoasis and encodes:
- a CDS encoding ribonuclease Z, whose amino-acid sequence is MKPTFQPQLVNDPFGDPALYVEFLFQKRALLFDLGDIHALSPRKLLRLTHIFVSHAHMDHFYGFDYLLRVCLGRAITLRLYGPAGFIDRVEHRLGGYTWNLVENYADELIFIVHEWEGGATMARARFRCRRTFAREDLSAVPVENRTLAAEPGLKVRAAVLDHKIPCLAFCLEETEHVNIWKNRLEELGVPTGPWLQELKRAVLAGKPDDLIITAYWRDGTIPRKRRFTLGELKRKILRIVPGLRIGYVVDCRYDPQNLRNLQAILSGVDRLYIEAPFSHEEAEMAREKYHLTAWQAGDIARRVGAKRLVPFHFSARHQQNPELLYRQAAEGFGRPLSS